The following are encoded in a window of Geobacter metallireducens GS-15 genomic DNA:
- a CDS encoding YtxH domain-containing protein produces the protein MSDKNTETAAILAFFAGAALAAGAALLLTPKTGREVREKLGDVTEDAVGKIRSAVREAKYKVAPKAKDEPGDIEGGSCWI, from the coding sequence ATGTCAGACAAAAACACCGAAACCGCTGCTATCTTGGCCTTCTTCGCCGGCGCGGCCCTTGCGGCCGGTGCCGCTCTCCTCCTTACCCCCAAGACCGGCCGTGAAGTCAGGGAAAAGCTCGGCGATGTCACCGAGGATGCGGTTGGGAAAATCCGCTCGGCAGTCCGCGAGGCGAAGTACAAGGTCGCCCCCAAGGCCAAGGACGAGCCCGGAGATATCGAAGGCGGCAGCTGCTGGATCTAG
- a CDS encoding Dabb family protein has product MVTHIVFFKLHDPTPANVTATREKLESMRGEIPLLRHLEVGVDVIRSERSYDLALVTKFDSMEDLQAYQVHPYHAGEVIPHMKAVSSSVVAVDYESA; this is encoded by the coding sequence ATGGTAACCCACATAGTATTTTTCAAGCTCCACGATCCCACGCCGGCCAACGTGACCGCAACGAGGGAAAAGCTGGAGAGCATGAGGGGGGAAATCCCCCTGCTTCGCCACCTGGAAGTGGGGGTTGACGTGATCAGGTCCGAGCGATCCTATGATCTGGCCCTCGTGACCAAGTTCGACTCGATGGAAGACCTCCAGGCCTACCAGGTCCACCCCTACCATGCCGGCGAGGTGATCCCCCACATGAAAGCGGTATCGTCATCGGTGGTAGCGGTCGACTACGAGTCTGCCTGA
- a CDS encoding OmpA family protein — MKRTALCALTIAMAALTGCAQPMTRTQTGAALGTGVGAAVGAGLGQAIGRNTESTLIGAAAGALAGGLTGGAIGNYMDKQEQAMRQAVANVEGASIQRDQNVLAVTFKSDILFPINSAVLQPGANDEITRVAQVLTQYPATTITIAGHTDSTGSDALNQTLSERRATAVKNALAARGVAPARMNAIGFGKSKPIADNSTEAGRSMNRRVEITIVPQQQ; from the coding sequence ATGAAACGGACAGCACTCTGCGCTCTCACCATCGCCATGGCAGCCCTAACCGGTTGCGCTCAACCCATGACCCGGACCCAGACGGGGGCCGCCTTAGGGACTGGTGTCGGCGCGGCGGTCGGCGCGGGGCTCGGCCAGGCAATCGGACGCAACACGGAATCAACCCTCATCGGCGCGGCGGCGGGCGCCTTGGCCGGCGGCCTCACCGGCGGAGCCATCGGCAACTACATGGACAAGCAGGAACAAGCCATGCGGCAGGCCGTTGCCAATGTAGAGGGAGCAAGCATCCAGCGTGACCAGAACGTCCTTGCCGTCACCTTCAAATCGGACATCCTCTTCCCCATCAATTCGGCCGTCCTCCAGCCGGGAGCAAACGATGAAATCACCCGGGTGGCCCAGGTCCTCACCCAGTATCCCGCAACGACCATCACCATCGCCGGCCACACCGACAGCACGGGAAGCGACGCCCTCAACCAGACGCTCTCGGAGCGCCGGGCCACTGCCGTCAAGAACGCCCTGGCAGCCCGCGGCGTAGCCCCGGCCCGCATGAACGCCATCGGTTTCGGCAAGAGCAAGCCCATTGCCGACAACAGCACCGAGGCAGGGCGCAGCATGAACCGCCGGGTAGAGATCACCATCGTCCCCCAGCAGCAGTAA
- the modA gene encoding molybdate ABC transporter substrate-binding protein, with protein sequence MKNMIMNAITLAFCCILFAAPAALAGELNLSAAASLKDAINELSAVFVQKHPEVKIARNYGGSGVLAKQIEQGAPADLFISANPEWLDYLRERKLVESATIGTFAYNTLVFAGAAKQQAAGMNDLPKLRKIAVGSPRSVPAGEYALEAMRKAGIEKELAGKLVMAKDVREAMKYAELGEVDGAFVYRTDALLLGKQAKILFVVPEGLHGRVTYPLALTVAGAKKKEARGFLRFLRSVEAKRILVRYGFAVK encoded by the coding sequence ATGAAGAACATGATCATGAATGCCATCACCCTTGCTTTCTGCTGTATCCTGTTTGCGGCACCGGCTGCGTTAGCCGGCGAGTTGAACCTCTCGGCGGCGGCAAGTCTTAAGGATGCCATCAACGAGCTTTCCGCTGTGTTCGTGCAAAAGCATCCCGAGGTGAAGATCGCGAGGAATTACGGCGGATCCGGCGTCCTGGCCAAGCAGATCGAGCAGGGTGCACCGGCTGACCTCTTCATCTCCGCCAACCCGGAGTGGTTGGACTACCTCAGGGAGCGGAAACTTGTGGAGTCCGCCACCATCGGCACTTTCGCCTACAACACACTGGTCTTTGCCGGTGCGGCGAAGCAGCAGGCGGCGGGGATGAACGATCTGCCGAAGCTGCGGAAGATCGCCGTCGGGAGCCCCCGGAGCGTGCCGGCGGGCGAGTACGCCCTGGAGGCCATGCGGAAGGCGGGCATCGAGAAGGAGCTGGCCGGAAAGCTCGTTATGGCCAAGGATGTGCGGGAGGCCATGAAGTACGCCGAACTGGGAGAGGTTGACGGCGCCTTCGTCTATCGGACCGATGCGCTGCTGCTCGGGAAGCAGGCGAAGATACTCTTTGTTGTTCCCGAGGGGCTCCACGGCCGGGTTACCTACCCCCTGGCCCTCACCGTGGCCGGAGCGAAGAAGAAGGAAGCCCGTGGGTTTCTCCGCTTCCTCCGGTCGGTGGAGGCGAAAAGAATTCTTGTCAGGTATGGCTTTGCGGTGAAATAA
- a CDS encoding TOBE domain-containing protein yields the protein MKLSARNVLLGTVSGITKGAVNAEVSLTLKAGTPVIAVVTNASVDNLGLAVGKEAHVIVKASSIIIGTDLHDAKVSARNIICGTVVKVIEGPVSAEVDVEIGGGNTLSAVITHESARNLGIKEGGHACALFKASSVILGVS from the coding sequence ATGAAACTGAGTGCACGAAATGTACTTCTCGGAACGGTCAGCGGTATTACCAAGGGGGCGGTGAACGCCGAGGTTTCCCTGACCCTCAAGGCAGGAACCCCGGTTATCGCGGTCGTCACCAATGCCAGCGTCGATAACCTGGGGCTCGCCGTGGGCAAGGAGGCCCATGTCATCGTCAAGGCCAGCTCGATCATCATCGGCACCGACCTCCACGACGCCAAGGTGAGCGCCCGCAACATCATCTGCGGCACGGTAGTGAAGGTGATCGAAGGACCGGTCAGCGCCGAGGTGGACGTGGAGATTGGCGGCGGCAATACCCTCAGCGCGGTCATCACCCATGAAAGCGCCAGAAACCTCGGCATCAAGGAGGGGGGGCATGCATGCGCCCTTTTCAAGGCTTCGAGCGTTATCCTTGGGGTCAGCTGA
- a CDS encoding bifunctional homocysteine S-methyltransferase/methylenetetrahydrofolate reductase has product MNFLERLNSEVLVGDGAIGTMLYAKGVSLDANVEHLNLVRPELVLELHREYLGAGAKVIETNTFGANWTKLSAIGLDKREREIILRGARLAREAAEGTDAFVAGSMGPLARVKGDERELSPAETTEIFRRQALALAEGGVDLLILETFTDLAQILCALSAARETGLPVVANMAFLENGRLAGGADVERAARELTAAGASVVGANCGAGPLEVLGTIRRMAGATALPIAAYPNSGFPEYVNGRHVYRTTPDYFAERAAEMVAAGAALVGGCCGTTPEHILRLAERLAGLRPAVRNVAVPAVSVEERRGESTEAEGFLARWGEEPVVTVELDPPKGFDCGKVIEGSRVLKGAGADAINIAENPLARIRMGNIALGHLIQQEVGIEVIVHVTCRDRNLLGLQSDLMGASLLGIRSILAVTGDPARIGEQAGASSVYDLNSFTLIKLLADLNAGVNALGNPLGRGAGFAIGCVFNPNSQRMEVQAERLAKKVANGARFVQTQPLYDLARLDEMLERTSPLGIPVLPGILPLVSERNCEFLHNEVPGIVIPEDIRARMRGKEKDEGVREGLAIAREFIDAVRGRVGGFYLMPPFGRYEIAVELVRHIKGK; this is encoded by the coding sequence ATGAATTTTCTCGAACGTTTGAACAGCGAAGTCCTCGTGGGGGACGGTGCCATCGGCACCATGCTCTATGCCAAGGGGGTCTCCCTCGACGCCAACGTGGAGCACCTGAACCTGGTGCGGCCCGAGTTGGTCCTGGAGCTCCACCGAGAGTACCTGGGCGCCGGGGCGAAGGTTATTGAAACCAACACTTTTGGCGCCAACTGGACGAAACTCTCGGCCATCGGCCTCGACAAGCGGGAGCGGGAGATCATCCTGCGGGGGGCCCGGCTGGCCCGGGAGGCCGCCGAGGGGACCGATGCCTTCGTGGCCGGCTCCATGGGGCCCCTGGCAAGGGTTAAGGGGGACGAGCGGGAGCTTTCCCCGGCCGAGACCACGGAGATCTTCCGCCGGCAGGCCCTGGCCCTGGCCGAGGGGGGTGTTGATCTTCTCATTCTTGAGACCTTCACCGACTTGGCCCAGATTCTCTGCGCCCTCTCGGCGGCCCGAGAAACGGGGCTCCCGGTCGTGGCGAACATGGCGTTTCTGGAGAACGGCCGCCTTGCCGGCGGGGCTGACGTGGAACGGGCCGCGCGGGAACTGACCGCCGCCGGGGCAAGCGTCGTGGGAGCCAACTGCGGCGCCGGCCCCCTGGAGGTCCTCGGCACCATCCGGCGCATGGCAGGCGCCACGGCCCTGCCGATAGCGGCGTACCCCAACAGCGGTTTCCCCGAGTACGTGAACGGCCGTCACGTCTATCGCACCACCCCCGACTACTTCGCCGAGCGGGCCGCCGAGATGGTGGCTGCCGGGGCGGCCCTCGTGGGGGGGTGCTGCGGCACCACGCCGGAGCATATCCTCCGTCTGGCGGAGCGGCTGGCGGGGCTGCGCCCCGCGGTCCGGAACGTGGCGGTTCCGGCTGTCTCGGTCGAGGAACGGCGGGGCGAGAGCACGGAAGCCGAGGGATTCCTGGCCCGCTGGGGGGAGGAGCCGGTGGTCACCGTGGAACTGGACCCTCCCAAGGGCTTCGACTGCGGGAAGGTTATCGAGGGGAGCCGGGTCCTGAAGGGGGCCGGTGCCGATGCCATCAATATCGCCGAAAACCCCCTGGCCCGCATCCGGATGGGGAATATCGCCCTGGGGCATCTCATCCAGCAAGAGGTGGGGATCGAGGTCATCGTCCACGTCACCTGCCGGGACCGCAACCTCCTGGGGCTCCAGTCGGACCTCATGGGGGCGAGCCTCCTGGGCATCCGGAGCATCCTCGCCGTCACCGGGGACCCGGCCCGGATCGGGGAGCAGGCCGGGGCCTCGTCGGTCTACGACCTGAATTCTTTCACTCTCATCAAGCTCCTGGCCGACCTGAACGCAGGGGTGAACGCCCTTGGCAACCCCCTTGGCCGGGGTGCAGGGTTTGCCATCGGCTGTGTCTTCAACCCCAACAGCCAGCGGATGGAGGTCCAGGCGGAACGCCTCGCCAAGAAGGTTGCCAACGGGGCCCGCTTCGTCCAGACCCAGCCCCTCTACGACCTGGCACGTCTCGACGAGATGCTGGAACGGACCTCCCCTCTGGGGATTCCGGTGCTGCCGGGAATCCTTCCGCTGGTCAGTGAGCGCAACTGCGAGTTCCTCCACAACGAAGTGCCGGGGATCGTGATTCCCGAGGATATCCGGGCCCGGATGCGGGGGAAAGAGAAGGACGAGGGAGTCCGGGAAGGGCTCGCCATCGCCCGGGAGTTTATCGACGCCGTCCGGGGCCGGGTCGGCGGCTTCTATCTCATGCCCCCTTTCGGCCGTTACGAGATCGCCGTTGAACTGGTGCGGCACATCAAGGGGAAATAA
- a CDS encoding DedA family protein: protein MQQIIDWLLATIGTMGYPGIFILMAMESSVIPIPSELVMPPAGYLAQQGEMNIWVAILLGTVGSLVGAYVNYFAAHWLGRPLLLKYGKYVWITEEKFAKVETFFHKHGEISTFIGRLLPVIRHLISLPAGLAGMHHGKFAFYTVAGAFFWVTILTWIGYVIGENRELIMKYSHQALIGVIIFCVVLVVVYVRRHRRKSLSTDAARER, encoded by the coding sequence ATGCAACAGATCATCGACTGGCTCCTGGCCACCATCGGCACCATGGGCTACCCCGGCATCTTCATCCTCATGGCCATGGAAAGCTCCGTCATCCCCATACCGAGCGAACTGGTGATGCCGCCTGCCGGATACCTGGCCCAGCAGGGGGAGATGAACATCTGGGTAGCCATCCTCCTGGGGACGGTGGGGAGCCTCGTGGGTGCCTACGTCAACTACTTTGCCGCCCACTGGCTGGGGCGTCCCCTGCTTCTGAAATACGGAAAGTATGTCTGGATCACCGAAGAGAAGTTCGCAAAAGTTGAAACATTCTTCCACAAGCACGGCGAGATTTCAACCTTCATCGGCCGCCTCCTCCCGGTGATCCGGCACCTGATCTCGCTCCCGGCAGGGCTTGCCGGAATGCATCACGGGAAATTCGCCTTCTACACCGTTGCAGGGGCATTCTTCTGGGTGACGATCCTCACCTGGATCGGCTACGTCATCGGCGAAAATCGGGAGCTCATCATGAAGTACTCCCACCAGGCGCTGATCGGGGTCATCATCTTCTGCGTCGTGCTGGTGGTGGTCTACGTGCGGCGACACCGGCGGAAAAGCCTGAGCACTGACGCAGCAAGGGAGAGATAA
- a CDS encoding putative manganese-dependent inorganic diphosphatase, translating into MDKQIYVVGHRNPDTDSVASALAYAALKNRQGQMNVTAAMAGEPNPQTRYILERLGIEAPIYLADVHPKVCHVINRQPVTTVSSTPLRDALGIFHKHGIRVLPVVDEGGAPMGLVSLLKLSEKYLVAGTDRKRGVDASLRTLASCLDGTFLTGAPTDEVEHLHLFIGAMLEESFSSHIEGYDPASLLIMTGDRRSIQQAAIERGVRLLVVTGGFPLADGLRERAQEQGVTVISSPHDTATAAGLARLSTPLFHFVEAKFEKIGVAEPLEHLRLKLLHSGEPAVIAVEEDGTIAGVATKSSLLAQIPYSLILVDHNELAQSVPGAEVVEILEVIDHHKLGNPPTNQPITFMAAPVGSTCTVVASLYRERGIEPDQKVAALLLAGVLSDTVILKSPTTTSRDQEIVRWLEERAGLDHVVFGKDIFSACGGFSAHGTPEKAIRADFKHFTAGDTLFGVGQVEVVGFDEFFDLKETLRETLRKVKEADRLHLAGLMVTDIYSETTLFLAEGKNELAHIMGYPQVEPHLYELKGVMSRKKQMVPHLLKVLRKL; encoded by the coding sequence ATGGATAAGCAGATTTACGTGGTTGGACACCGGAACCCCGACACCGACTCCGTCGCCTCGGCCCTGGCCTACGCGGCCCTCAAGAACCGTCAGGGACAGATGAACGTGACCGCCGCCATGGCCGGCGAGCCGAACCCCCAGACCCGCTACATTCTGGAACGGCTCGGGATCGAGGCGCCGATCTACCTGGCCGACGTCCATCCCAAGGTCTGCCACGTCATCAACCGCCAGCCGGTGACGACCGTCAGCAGTACCCCCCTGCGGGATGCTCTGGGGATCTTTCACAAGCACGGCATCAGGGTATTGCCGGTGGTTGACGAGGGCGGCGCGCCCATGGGGCTCGTGTCGCTCCTCAAACTCTCCGAGAAGTACCTGGTGGCCGGCACCGACCGAAAGCGGGGGGTCGACGCCTCGCTCCGCACCCTGGCCTCCTGCCTGGACGGCACCTTCCTTACCGGTGCCCCGACCGACGAGGTGGAACACCTCCATCTCTTCATCGGCGCCATGCTGGAGGAGTCGTTTTCGAGCCACATCGAGGGGTATGACCCCGCATCGCTCCTGATCATGACCGGCGACCGCCGCAGCATCCAGCAGGCGGCCATCGAACGGGGGGTGCGGCTCCTGGTGGTAACCGGCGGCTTCCCCTTGGCCGATGGGCTGCGGGAGCGGGCACAGGAGCAGGGGGTGACGGTCATCTCTTCACCTCACGATACCGCCACCGCCGCCGGCCTGGCCCGCCTCTCCACCCCTCTCTTCCACTTTGTGGAGGCGAAGTTCGAGAAGATTGGAGTGGCCGAGCCCCTGGAGCACCTGCGCCTCAAGCTTCTCCACTCGGGGGAGCCGGCGGTGATCGCCGTGGAGGAGGATGGCACCATCGCCGGCGTCGCCACCAAGTCGTCGCTCCTGGCGCAGATTCCCTACTCCCTCATCCTCGTGGATCACAACGAGCTGGCCCAGTCGGTCCCCGGGGCCGAAGTGGTGGAGATTCTGGAGGTGATCGACCATCACAAGCTGGGGAACCCCCCCACGAATCAGCCGATTACCTTCATGGCGGCACCGGTGGGGAGCACCTGCACCGTGGTGGCCTCCCTCTACCGGGAGCGGGGGATCGAGCCCGACCAGAAGGTGGCGGCGCTCCTTCTGGCCGGGGTCCTGTCCGACACGGTCATCCTCAAGTCCCCCACAACCACCAGCCGGGACCAGGAAATCGTCCGGTGGCTCGAAGAGCGGGCCGGCCTCGATCACGTGGTCTTTGGCAAGGACATCTTCTCCGCCTGCGGCGGCTTCTCGGCCCACGGCACCCCGGAGAAGGCGATCCGGGCCGATTTCAAGCACTTCACCGCCGGAGACACCCTCTTTGGCGTGGGGCAGGTGGAGGTGGTGGGGTTCGACGAGTTCTTCGACCTGAAGGAGACCCTCCGGGAGACCCTGAGGAAGGTGAAGGAGGCGGACCGGCTCCACCTGGCCGGCCTCATGGTGACCGACATCTACAGCGAGACGACGCTTTTCCTGGCCGAAGGGAAGAACGAGCTGGCCCACATCATGGGGTATCCCCAGGTGGAACCCCACCTCTACGAGTTGAAGGGGGTCATGTCCCGCAAGAAGCAGATGGTGCCGCATCTCTTGAAAGTACTGAGGAAACTCTAG